In Streptomyces liangshanensis, the DNA window CTCCTGGTGGCGGCGGGAGTCGCGGCCGTCACCCACCTCACCGCCGACGCGGGCCGGAGCCGGTCCCGGGAGATCCTGGTCGCCGGGGTGCGGGCGGCGGTCCAGCTCACCGCGGTCTCGTTCGTGATCGTCTGGGTGGTGAAGTCGGTCCCGGCGCTGGTGGCGTTCCTGGTCCTGATGTTCGCCGTGGCCGTACGGACGGCGGGCCGGCGCATCACCCCGAATCACACGTGGTGGCTGACCGCCGCGCCCCTCGCCGCCGGGGTGGTGCCGGTGGTCGCGGCTCTCCTGCTGACCGGGCTCGTGCCGCTCAAGGGCATCGCGCTGATCCCGATCACGGGGATCCTCATCGGGGGCGCGCTCACCGTGACCGTGCTGGCGGGGCGCCGGTCGCTGGACGAGCTGGCCCTGCGCCACGGCGAGGTGGAGGCCGCGATGGCGCTGGGGCTCACGGACCGGGACGCGCGGCTGGAGGTGGTCCGGCCGGCCGCGTCGGACGCCCTGCTGCCGGGCCTCGACCAGACCCGTACGGTCGGGCTCGTGACGCTCCCCGGCGCGTTCGTCGGGGTGCTCCTGGGCGGCGCGAGCCCGCTGGTCGCCGGGGCGGTGCAGTTGTTCGTCCTGATCGCCCTGATGGCCGTGCAGTCGGTCGCGGTCGCGGTGACGATCGAGCTGGTCGCCCGTCACCACCTGCACCGTCCGGAGCGCGGGGCCGGGGACGGGCCGTCGGCGGGGACGCGCGGGCCGGCGGGGCGCCGGCCGCGCGCCGCCGGGATCAGGCGCAGGCGCTCCCGTGGTCCCGGTGCCTCCTGAGGTCCTTCCGCAGGGTCAGGACGTCGCACGGGGTCGCGAGACGCCCCTCCGTGCACGGCCCGGACCCGCCGGGCGGGTCCACCGGGACCTCGCGGTAGCCGATCTCGCGGTAGCCCCTCCGGGTGTACCACTCGAAGAGGAAGTCCTTCGACGGGTGGGACCAGGTCCGGGGGACGAGCAGCTCGACCTCCATCACGGCGAGGCCGGTCCGCCGGGCCTCCGCCTCGGCGAAGGTGACCAGATCGCGCCCCACCCCGACCCCCCGGTGGCCCGTGGAGGCGGCGAGCAGACCGAATTCGCCGGTCCTTCCGGAGATCCGCCGCACCCGGACGCAGCCGACGACGCGGCCGTCCATCCGGGCGACCGCGATCTCACCGGCCGCGATCATTCCTGATACCTCCCGGGTGGTGGTCCGCGCGGTGTTCTCCGCCCACAAGCCGATTTCCGCCGCCGCGTGGACGTCGTTGATCAATGCGGTCAGATCGGCGACCAGACGGCGGTTGCCGCCCGCCTCGGCGGGCAACAGATCCGTTTCGATCTCCGGGGCGCACCTCTCGAATCCGCCCAGGAAGTGAATCGCGAGCAGCGGATCACTGATCGCGGAATTCTTCTCGCGGGCGGTGGCGGTCCGTTTCGCACCGGGGCGTGGATACGCAGTCACCTGGGAAGTGTGCGCCGACGGCAGTGCCGGTGTGGTGCCGAATGTCTGCCGATCCGGTGTCCGCGGCCGTTCGCGGCGGAAAAGGCCGTGCGCGAGGTCGTGACGGTCCGCGATGTGGAGCGCATACTCAACTGCTGGGACCGTACACCCCATGCCACCCGCGGCCGTGCGACGGAAGGGTGCGATGTCATCGCAGGACGAGTTGGCAGCTGTCAGGAAACGTCTGGACGACCTCATTCGTACGGTGGAACGGTTGGAGCGCGGTCTCGCCGAACTGCGCGACCAACGCTCCCCGTCCCCCGCGCCGAGCCGCGTGCCCGACCTCATCCCGATCCCCGACACTCCGTACGACAGCGCCCTCTGGACGGACTCGGACGACGAGGGGCTGGGCGCGAGCCACCGCCGGGCCCCCTGACCAGGCCTGCCTCCTGATCAGGTCTGCCCTCTGATCAGGCCTGAACGACCCGGCGTTTCCCTCCCCCTCGCTGTCGGCGGCGTCCTTCTCCCGAGGAGATCCTGTTGGCCACCGGTACGGAACCTCCCTCACTCGGCACGGGCGTGCGCGGCGCGGGACGTGCCGCCATCGCCGCCCGGCACCTGCGGACCGACCGCTGGTGGCTCGCGCCCGCCGCGACCGCGGCCGGCCTGTTCCTCTTCGTCGTGTACTCGACCTGGCGGGCCTTCGCCGACTCCCATTACTACGCGGCTCCTTACGTCTCGCCGTTCTACTCGCCGTGCCTCGCGGACAACTGCCTGACGATGCGCCAGGGCCCCAACTGGGAGCTTTTCGGCACCTGGTGGGGAATCTCCCCGGCGCTGCTGATCCTGGTCTTCCCGCTCGGCTTCCGGATGACCTGCTACTACTACCGCAAGGCGTACTACCGGAGTTTCTGGGCCTCTCCCCCGGCCTGCGCGGTCGCCGAGCCGCACGCGGCGTACAGCGGGGAGACGCGCTTTCCGCTGATCCTCCAGAACCTCCACCGGTACTTCTTCTACGCCGCCCTGCTGGTCGCCGGGATTCTCACGTACGACGCGGTGCTCTCCTTCCGGGACGAGGATTACGCCTGGGGCCACATGGGGCTCGGAAGTGTGATCTTCGTGGTGAACGTGGCACTGATCTGGGCGTACACGTTGTCCTGCCATTCGTGCCGCCATGTCGTCGGCGGACGGCTGCGGCATTTCTCGAAGCATCCGGTGCGCTATCGGCTGTGGGGCTGGGCCGGACGGCTGAATCACCGTCATATGCAGCTCGCCTGGGCGTCGTTGATCAGTGTCGCCGCGGCCGACTTCTACGTCTATCTGCTCGCCTCCGGAGCCTTCGCCGATCCGCGCTTCTTCTAGGTATCAAGGACAGGGAGAGCTTTCACCCATGACGCAACTCGAACGCCGTCAGTGGGACGTCGTCGTGGTCGGCGCGGGCGGCGCGGGGCTGCGGGCCGCCGTCGAGGCGCGCGAGCGGGGCGCCAGGACCGCCGTCATCTGCAAGTCGCTGTTCGGCAAGGCCCATACGGTGATGGCCGAGGGCGGGATCGCCGCCTCCCTCGGCAACGTGAACTCCGGCGACAACTGGCAGGTGCACTTCCGCGACACGCTGCGCGGCGGCAAGTTCCTCAACCAGTGGCGCATGGCCGAGCTGCACGCCCGGGAAGCACCGGACCGGGTCTGGGAGTTGGAGACCTGGGGCGCGCTGTTCGACCGTACGCCCGACGGCAGGATCTCCCAGCGCAACTTCGGCGGGCACGAGTACCCCCGCCTCGCGCACGTCGGCGACCGGACCGGGCTGGAGCTGATCCGTACCCTCCAGCAGAAGATCGTCTCCCTCCAGCAGGAGGACTTCCGGGAGACCGGCGACCACGAGT includes these proteins:
- a CDS encoding ABC transporter permease codes for the protein MTSSAASLVPVNLTLGILLAVLLLVAAGVAAVTHLTADAGRSRSREILVAGVRAAVQLTAVSFVIVWVVKSVPALVAFLVLMFAVAVRTAGRRITPNHTWWLTAAPLAAGVVPVVAALLLTGLVPLKGIALIPITGILIGGALTVTVLAGRRSLDELALRHGEVEAAMALGLTDRDARLEVVRPAASDALLPGLDQTRTVGLVTLPGAFVGVLLGGASPLVAGAVQLFVLIALMAVQSVAVAVTIELVARHHLHRPERGAGDGPSAGTRGPAGRRPRAAGIRRRRSRGPGAS
- a CDS encoding GNAT family N-acetyltransferase — encoded protein: MTAYPRPGAKRTATAREKNSAISDPLLAIHFLGGFERCAPEIETDLLPAEAGGNRRLVADLTALINDVHAAAEIGLWAENTARTTTREVSGMIAAGEIAVARMDGRVVGCVRVRRISGRTGEFGLLAASTGHRGVGVGRDLVTFAEAEARRTGLAVMEVELLVPRTWSHPSKDFLFEWYTRRGYREIGYREVPVDPPGGSGPCTEGRLATPCDVLTLRKDLRRHRDHGSACA